In Deltaproteobacteria bacterium, the sequence CTTCGGCCGTAAAGGACAATGAAACTGGCGCGAGACAGCGTTTTTTGATGCTCCTCCTCTAAAAGAGAGATTTCATATTTCCTCCCAGAAAATGATTTAGGGCCTTTTTCACTATTCATAGTTATGATCCTATAATAGGAATAATAGTTAATTATAGGATTGTTTGTCAAACGTTAATATCATCCTATAATGCTCATTATCTACCATTATAGGATTAGATGTGATTAACTCTTTTCTGTCCCTTGAAAGGCATCCTTCAGCAATTTGCTCTGACGCTCGAAGGCCTGCCTGGGACTTCTGGAATCTTTCATTAAAGCCAGTTCTTGAGTGAGAAGTCTCGCGATATACATGGTGTAGGTCACCACTTTTTTGCTTTCGCGGAGATAAAGGGGATGATCTCTGTTGATGTAAATGACGCTTCCTTCCGTAAAGCATTCCGAACCCTCCGGACCAAAGTGATCCAGACAGCAAGCGACTTTGTTTTTTCCAAACCTCAGTCTTTTTACAACCGCATCAGGCGTTAAGCGCTTCATCGTTTTGGAAGATTTTTTCAGCTTGGCCGGAATCTCTTCCATTTTGGTTTCTTCTTTTTCCGTGCTTTGTAAGCTCAGTTCTTCATTAGAGCCATTGCCCTCGTCGACAGATTTTTCCTTCGGTTTGACTGCCGCCTTGCCAATTCCTTTGTTAAAATCTCCCTCCGGTATGGCTCCAAAAGGTGAAAGGTCGGGATTACGAAGCAAGGCGGCGTAAACTCTTTCCAGCGCCTCATTCAAGGCGCGAGATGCTCTGCGATTTTCCTGTTTGTTTTCTAAACGGCCGATTTGTTTTTTAACCTCTGCCATGACTCTCTGTATGGCGGTTTGCAAGGCTTGGTATTCTTCCGAATCGGTGATAAAACCGGTGCGATCCGAGGTAATGGGAACGAAATCACAGTGAATTTCTCCCCGCACACGGCTCATCAAAGGACCCCACGTTTCCATTCCAAAAAATTCTCTTCTGATCGTGACCCCCTTGACCCTGCATTCAATTCCCAAATCCTCCGTAGTAGCGGAACTTGCCGGTAATAAAACAATCTCGCCATGTATGGGTCCAAAGGAAGTTCCTTCGAGAATGGGAATCCGGTGTCCGGCATAACTTTTGGGTGTCACGGGATGCCGATTGAGAAAAACCTGAAAATGCTCCGCTTTGAGGGGTACGCCGGAGATAAGGCAGTTTTCCACGTCCTCCGGATCAAATTTTTTGACAAGATTTTTCAGCAGAACCGTTGTGCCGTCGCCCCGTTCCTTGTCGAGCAATATCAATTCCATTGGAAGATGCCAGCTGTCACCACTCGCCTCCCATTCTTTCTTGTCGAAAACAACATTGGCGGCAAAGTCTTTTCTTTGGGTCATTACCTCGAAACGCTCACAGGCGGCTAGTGAGGCAAATTTCCCGATTCCAAATTGGCCGATGCGCGCCCGTTCAAAGCGCGGAGATTTGGAACTTGTCTGTTTGAGGGGAGAACCGATATTGAAATACTGCTTGAGACCTTCGAAATCCATTCCGGAGCCGTTGTCCTGAACACGGATTTCATTTTCTGAAAGGATTACATCCACCCTCGTGGCATCGGCATCGTAGGCGTTGTTGACCAATTCCCGAATTAGTTCGATTGCTTCAGCATAGAGTTTTTCCCCAATAGTGACAATGTGACTTTTGTCGAAGGTAATGGGGATGGATTTCATATTCATCGGCCCGCAATCCCTAACATCTCGGCCATTTCCGTTCAACTTGTATTATGGGGTTGTCTTTTTGTCTCCATTTGATAGCGAGCCTTTGTAAAATAATGTACGGAAAACTTGAAAAAATTCTCAAAACACAGCTCGAGGAAATTCGGGGGGCGGGACTTTATAAAGAAGAGAGGCTCATTTTATCTCCGCAACGGGCCAACATCAAAGTTCCGCAGGGCGAAGTGCTTAATTTTTGTGCCAATAATTATTTGGGATTGGCTGATAATCCGGAACTCATCGCGGCGGCAAAAAAATCGCTTGATGAAAGAGGTTTTGGAATGTCTTCGGTCCGGTTCATCTGCGGCACCACTGATCTTCACAAAAAATTGGAAGCCACCATCGCCCGCTTTTTAAAAACGGAAGATGCCATCCTCTACTCTTCCTGTTTCGATGCCAACGGCGGGCTTTTTGAAACTCTTCTCAATGAACAAGACGCCATTATCAGCGATGAACTGAATCACGCCTCCATTATTGATGGCGTCCGTCTTTGCAAAGCAGAGCGTTATCGCTACAAAAATTCGGACATGAATGATTTGGAAACACAATTACGCGCGGCTGATGACAAAGGTGCGCGGTTGAAGATGATCGCCACCGACGGTGTCTTTTCAATGGACGGTTTTATCGCCAAACTCGACGCCATTTGTGATCTGGCTGAAAAATATGAAGCGCTTGTGATGGTCGATGATTCCCACGCTACGGGTTTTATCGGCAAGACAGGCCGCGGCACGCCGGAGCATTGCGGCGTCATGGGGCGCGTGGATATCATCACTTCCACACTTGGAAAAGCGCTTGGCGGCGCATCGGGCGGATTCACCACGGGGAAAAAAGAAATTATCGAATATCTAAGACAGCGCTCTCGTCCTTATCTTTTTTCCAATACCGTTGCTCCCGTGATTGTCGCCACTTCTTTAAAAGTTTTCGAACTTCTCGAAAAATCCACGGCGCTTAGGGATCAACTAGAGACAAGCGCCCATTACTTCCGTCAAAAAATGAAACAATCGGGATTTAATATTTTAGAAGGAACGCACCCTATTACACCCGTTATGCTGGGAGATGCCAAATTGGCACAAAACATCGCCAAAGATTTACTCAATGAAGGAATTTATGTCATCGGTTTTTCTTATCCGGTCGTTCCCAAAGACAAAGCCCGCATCCGCGTCCAAATTTCCGCCGCCCACACTAAAGAACACCTCGACAAAGCCATCGCCGCTTTCCAAAAAGTGGGAAGAAAATATAAAGTAATTCAGTGATTTTCCAAGACTCTGGGAATTTTTTGGGCGCGCAGGCAGAAGTCGGCCAGCACAATGGCCATCATGGCTTCCACCATCGGAATAGCTCTAGGAATGGGGCACGGATCGAAACGGCCTTTTGTTTCAAGCTCCGTTTCTGCGCCGGTTTTCAAATGAATCGTTTTTTGTTTTTGGGCGATGGAAGAAATTGGTTTGAAAGCAACACGGACAACCAGCGGCATACCACTCGATAAACCTCCCAAAATACCGCCCGCGTTGTTTGTGGTTGTCTGAATTTTTCCGTCT encodes:
- a CDS encoding ATP-binding protein; translation: MNMKSIPITFDKSHIVTIGEKLYAEAIELIRELVNNAYDADATRVDVILSENEIRVQDNGSGMDFEGLKQYFNIGSPLKQTSSKSPRFERARIGQFGIGKFASLAACERFEVMTQRKDFAANVVFDKKEWEASGDSWHLPMELILLDKERGDGTTVLLKNLVKKFDPEDVENCLISGVPLKAEHFQVFLNRHPVTPKSYAGHRIPILEGTSFGPIHGEIVLLPASSATTEDLGIECRVKGVTIRREFFGMETWGPLMSRVRGEIHCDFVPITSDRTGFITDSEEYQALQTAIQRVMAEVKKQIGRLENKQENRRASRALNEALERVYAALLRNPDLSPFGAIPEGDFNKGIGKAAVKPKEKSVDEGNGSNEELSLQSTEKEETKMEEIPAKLKKSSKTMKRLTPDAVVKRLRFGKNKVACCLDHFGPEGSECFTEGSVIYINRDHPLYLRESKKVVTYTMYIARLLTQELALMKDSRSPRQAFERQSKLLKDAFQGTEKS
- a CDS encoding glycine C-acetyltransferase yields the protein MYGKLEKILKTQLEEIRGAGLYKEERLILSPQRANIKVPQGEVLNFCANNYLGLADNPELIAAAKKSLDERGFGMSSVRFICGTTDLHKKLEATIARFLKTEDAILYSSCFDANGGLFETLLNEQDAIISDELNHASIIDGVRLCKAERYRYKNSDMNDLETQLRAADDKGARLKMIATDGVFSMDGFIAKLDAICDLAEKYEALVMVDDSHATGFIGKTGRGTPEHCGVMGRVDIITSTLGKALGGASGGFTTGKKEIIEYLRQRSRPYLFSNTVAPVIVATSLKVFELLEKSTALRDQLETSAHYFRQKMKQSGFNILEGTHPITPVMLGDAKLAQNIAKDLLNEGIYVIGFSYPVVPKDKARIRVQISAAHTKEHLDKAIAAFQKVGRKYKVIQ